The Pseudomonadota bacterium genome contains the following window.
ATTTTCCGCTATGAGAAAATCTCTCTCGTCGTCCAAACCTTCGTAGAAAAATGGCAGCTCTTTTGCATAAACACGGGGTAAATAGACCGTATGGGGTTTTTTTCGGTAGGTTTTGAAATTTAGAAATGCGGCTACCCGACCACTTGCGCTGGCCTCTTTCACATAAGCTTCAGCCGGCATAAGGTCCACCTCCAATGAACTGGGAGGAAACCCCAAGTTTCCCATCAGCTTCTGGCTGAATGGATGATTGCAGACCGGTTCACCAAACGCGGCATCCACCCCCGGCAGTGTGGCGGCAAGATCGCGACTATGGATCGCAAGCTGAGTAAATATTTTTTTCCCGCCACGATAGGCCGTATGAACCAAACCGGCTCCATATTCATAGGTTCCCGAATGCGGTGCGCTGTTAAACAATGCAGTGTGGCCGATAATATCTCCCCGCCGGGTCCTGGCTACACTCGAAATGATATGCTGGGCCTCGTTTTCCCTGATTAATAGTTCTGCTTCCAAGTAGGTTCGTACCGGATATCCGCTGCCATAAACCGAGTAAAAGAGCCTGGCAACCCCTTCGGCATCGCCGGGTTGAAAACGGCATATTCCGTAGGACTGTCCGGGTTCAATATCAGGTGTTGTTATCGTTTCGGCTGTCATTTTTAGCTCCTTTCGTAAACATCAAAACTGCTGCCAGAAGACTTGTTCCGGCGCAAAAAAGGTATAGCTCCCTGTACCCCCAACCGGCAAGCAAGGGTGCGCCTATCAATGGACCAAAAAAAAAGCCAGCCTGAAACATCTGCAGGCCAAGATTTATATTAAAAGCCCTGAACCGCGGTTTGGATACATCAAACATCAATCCGTTGAACACCGGCATGGCTACACCCCACCCCAACCCAAAGATCAGACCCAGAGAAAAGAAAATCCATTTATCCGGAACATAGGCCAGCAGGACATAGGCCAAACACAATCCCACCAGACTCCAGAAGGCCAGACGTCCTTTATTTATCCGGTCGAAAAAAGAACCGGCAACAACACGAATTCCGATTTCTCCCACTGTGGAAAAAGTCAAAAATATCCCGACATAGGCAATTTGAATAGATTTGCCATATCCGTCCAGGAAAAAAAAGACCATGGCATGCCCGCAATATAAAAGCAGCATGGCTGCCAGAATTCGAAGCACATGGATATTCGTCAGATTTTCCATGACTTCTTTAACGGATAGTGCGGATGAATCTTCATTTGTTGATTTTTTTTGTTCCTTATCTGCTACAGCAAATACCAGAGGAAACATTAGAAGCGTCAAAGCGGCAAACAACAACAAAATCCGGTTAAACCCCCCCAGGCCGGCATCCAGAAAAGGAAGAAGTGGGGGGATCAGGGTATTCGGCAAAAGGGTGGCCACTGCCAGATATCCGAAAAACTGTGCGCTTTTTTCCTTAGGAATAACATCCACAACCAGGGTCATAAGGGCCGTTCCCAAAACGGCAAAGGCAATCCCGTGAAAAATACGCACCAGAAGCATACTCCAATAATCGACGGCCACAGTATAAGCGGCCAGGGAGCAGGCCGCAAGGACGGTGCCGATAAAAAGAAGTTTTTGGGCGTTTCCGGAATGGAAAAATGGACTGATCAACGGACGGACAATCAGGGATACGGCGGCTAAAGCACCTATAAGTAAGCCATAATCCGCGGGATCAACGGGCAAGGTGTGAAGATGATCAACAAAGCCGAAAAAAACGGATATGTTCGCATAAGCTAAAAAGGCTGCTGTCATCAGACAAATAAATTTTCGGGACAAAAGCAGCTCATGAATGGATATATCCGGGTTATCCGGACTTTTTGCTGTCATGGGTAAAGTTTTCGGTTTAGTCAACTTCCGTCCTCCCCAAACTACCGGCAATATTAGATTATGATGATGCGACTACTTCCGGCAGACGCAGCAGCAGGTTACCTGCAACCAGCCTGCGGTAATCGGCTCCGGCTCTTATGTCGGTGATGGGGAAAAGCCGTTCCCGAACCAGAGGTATCAGTGCTTTCATATGCTGTTTGTCCAGGGGTTGTCCGACCAGAACTGATTCTATCTCAGGCAACCGTATAACAGTCGGACCCACACTTCCCCAGGCAAAACGAGCTGATTCGATCCTGCCGGATTCCAAAAACCCGATCACTGCCGCCAGACTTGCCACAGCACAAGCCATAGCATCTCTGAGCCCTACTTTTTCAAAATACTGGAAAGTGATTTCACTGGGTCTGGAGATAATCACGGCAGAAAGAATTTCACCCGTCTCCAAAACAGTTTGTCCCGGTCCCCGGATAAAGGCATCCAGAGGCAGACAGCGCAGGCCTTGTGCCGACAGCAACTCAACTTTTGCGCCCAGCACATACAAAGGCGGCAATGTGTCTCCGGCCGGAGAGGCGGTCATTATATTTCCGCCAATAGTTGCAACATGACGTATATGGGGGGAACCCAGTGTTTTTAATGCCTGAGTCAAAACAGGAAACATACTTTTGATAACAGGGTTTTCCAGCATGATCTCATGAGTAGTGGCTGCGCCTATGCGAACCCCATCTGCGGTTTCATAAACGCCGCAAAGCTCATCAATGCGTTCAAGACCGATTATGGTTTCCGGGTCAATACGCCGGCTTCGCATCCATACAAAAAGATCGGTTCCGCCTCCAAAAACTTTCGCTCCCGGATATTCGGCAAAAATTTGCCACAGTTCGTTTAAAGATTGCGGAAGAAAAATATGGCGTTTATTTCTTCCTTTTAAACCAACTGAAACATCTGAAAGAATATCTTCCGGCATTATGGAGGTATGCCGGTTGTTTAGAGGTTTTTCTTCAACGCTTTCAACAGCATCAATAATCTTTTTATATCCGGTACAGCGGCATAGATTTCCGCTGATGGCCCGGGCAATTTCCTTGCGCCCGGGGTGGGGATGGCGCGACAGAAGATCCACCGTTGTCAGAACCATGCCGGGCGTACAGAATCCGCATTGCACAGCCCCTTTTTCAACAAAGGATGCCTGAACCGGATGCAGATGTCCTTGCTGTGCCAAACCCTCTATAGTGATTACCCTGCGGCCTGCCAGTTGGGCCGCAAGCATCAGACAGGACAACCGACTGCGCCCGTCCACCAGAATAGTACATGCCCCGCATTCACCGGTCCCGCAGCCTTCCTTGGTTCCTGTCAGGCCCATATCCTCCCGCAAAAGGTCCACCACTCTCAAGTCACCGGGTACATCCAGGCAGATTGCTTTGCCGTTTAACTCGAATTCGATTTTCATCTCTCTCCGTTTTTTGACATGGCCGCAAGAACTCGCTCAGCGGTTAAAGGAAATCGAAATAGCCTCAGGCCGCAGGCATCGTATACTGCATTGGCAACAGCCGGTGCAGGTGCATCGATACCGATTTCTCCGGCCCCTTTCAGGCCGAATGGGCCTGTGTGCTCAGCCACGGGAACCGCAATGGTTTCCATCTCCGGCATGTCCGACGCTGTTGGGATGATATAGGTTGTCAGATCAGTTGTCTTCATGCGACCGTTTTCGGAAATAACATCCTCCCGGAGAGCGTATCCCAGACCCTGGACCACTGCCCCTTCCTGCTGGCCCTCAAAGAGACAGGGATTAATTACCTGTCCGCAGTCAGTTACAGTAAGATAATCGGTTACCAAAACACGTCCGGTCAGTTCATCCACATCCACACGGGCCAGGTGCACCGAATAGGAAAAAATTGCGTGGGGAAAGCCGTGCAACTGCAAGTTAGCATCAGTTGTGGGCCTTTCTTTTGAAACCGGTGCCCTGAAATGCCGGGTAATAAAACGCTCAGCAGCGTTTAGCAAACGGCTCATCCGGGCCAGCGGCAAATCCCTTCCCGTAGGCAAATGCCGGATGTTGCCCGGGATCAGCACTAATTCCGATACATCCGTAATCATAAATAAATCTGAAGCTTTAGCTATCAATCGCTTTTTCAGATCTTCAGCTGCGGCTACCAGTGCATTACCGAATGTATAGGTAGTGCGGCTGGCCGAAGCCGAACCGCCCGGAAAGGTC
Protein-coding sequences here:
- a CDS encoding MFS transporter, encoding MTKPKTLPMTAKSPDNPDISIHELLLSRKFICLMTAAFLAYANISVFFGFVDHLHTLPVDPADYGLLIGALAAVSLIVRPLISPFFHSGNAQKLLFIGTVLAACSLAAYTVAVDYWSMLLVRIFHGIAFAVLGTALMTLVVDVIPKEKSAQFFGYLAVATLLPNTLIPPLLPFLDAGLGGFNRILLLFAALTLLMFPLVFAVADKEQKKSTNEDSSALSVKEVMENLTNIHVLRILAAMLLLYCGHAMVFFFLDGYGKSIQIAYVGIFLTFSTVGEIGIRVVAGSFFDRINKGRLAFWSLVGLCLAYVLLAYVPDKWIFFSLGLIFGLGWGVAMPVFNGLMFDVSKPRFRAFNINLGLQMFQAGFFFGPLIGAPLLAGWGYRELYLFCAGTSLLAAVLMFTKGAKNDSRNDNNT
- a CDS encoding FAD binding domain-containing protein, whose protein sequence is MKIEFELNGKAICLDVPGDLRVVDLLREDMGLTGTKEGCGTGECGACTILVDGRSRLSCLMLAAQLAGRRVITIEGLAQQGHLHPVQASFVEKGAVQCGFCTPGMVLTTVDLLSRHPHPGRKEIARAISGNLCRCTGYKKIIDAVESVEEKPLNNRHTSIMPEDILSDVSVGLKGRNKRHIFLPQSLNELWQIFAEYPGAKVFGGGTDLFVWMRSRRIDPETIIGLERIDELCGVYETADGVRIGAATTHEIMLENPVIKSMFPVLTQALKTLGSPHIRHVATIGGNIMTASPAGDTLPPLYVLGAKVELLSAQGLRCLPLDAFIRGPGQTVLETGEILSAVIISRPSEITFQYFEKVGLRDAMACAVASLAAVIGFLESGRIESARFAWGSVGPTVIRLPEIESVLVGQPLDKQHMKALIPLVRERLFPITDIRAGADYRRLVAGNLLLRLPEVVASS